The proteins below come from a single Comamonas antarctica genomic window:
- a CDS encoding hybrid sensor histidine kinase/response regulator — protein sequence MIEATPAPHCPPAEPLGAPAQQRVVKVRRDYNRWVATETLEDYALRYTPQRARRWSEWGVAHTAFGAASFLILEAVGATLLVQYGFVNAFWAIVCTGLIIFAAGLPISVYAARHGVDMDLLTRGAGFGYIGSSITSLIYASFTFIFFALEAAVMAYALELALDIPPRWGYLICALVVIPLVTHGVSAISRLQVWTQPLWLLMLIVPFAFVLMHQPGVFSEVLHYPGAAAQREGQTAAFSLPLFGAGLTVGIALITQMGEQADYLRFMPVRTPANRWRWWGAVMLGGPGWVLLGVAKMLGGALLAYLAISQAVPPDHAVDPNQMYLAAYNYVFPDYGWAVAATALFVVLSQLKINVTNAYAGSLAWSNFFSRITHSHPGRVVWVVFNTLIAFMLMEMNVFRALGEVLGLYSNLAIAWIMAVVADLVINKPLGWSPRGIEFKRARLYDINPVGVGAMALSSLLSVAAHLGAFGPLAQAFSALIAMGVALVTSPLLAWWTRGRYYLVPTARNTACAAMPSTGPLRLQRCVVCEREYEAPDMVHCPAYQGGICSLCCTLDARCGDLCRPQAHLAVQWRTVLRRLLPVKMWRLLDKGLMHFLLLMLLIVPTLAAVVGLLYLLELQTLGRSLPASALTGAEAVLQAALLKVGVGLVLVSGVVAWWLVLAQHSRKVAQQESNRQTGLLVREIALHRATDGQLQQARRAAEDARTVAEDAHRAADLANQAKSRYISAISHELRTPLNSILGYAQLMGEDPDVPPHRRQAVAVIRRGGEHLLSLIEGTLDIARIESGKLALQVQPMRFAAGLQEMAGMFELQAAAKGLAFHYAPEGQLPEWVRCDEKRLRQILFNLLGNAIKFTARGSVTLRVRYSRQMAHVSVIDTGPGLGEDEQAQIFEPFARGSGAQSSAGAGLGLTMAKMLTELMGGALTVSSQPGQGASFHIRLFLPSLERGPTLQPVMPRPVGYLGAARRLLVVDNEEADRELLAQLLVPLGFAVQHAANGAEALALLGAGYRPQAIFMDLAMPGMDGWECLRRIREMSLGEVACAIVSANAFDREMPNDVGITPQDFLVKPVRHSELLQWLEDRLELVWRSAPVALAPAAQQSPTPAAAAPAAAALAGVPDAALAALRQALDWGYMRGVEQALAQLALEHPQAAALWQRLQAQAQQFQFEAMAAQLNDKA from the coding sequence ATGATTGAAGCCACTCCCGCTCCCCATTGCCCGCCGGCTGAACCCCTGGGCGCGCCCGCGCAGCAGCGCGTGGTGAAGGTGCGGCGCGACTACAACCGCTGGGTGGCCACCGAGACGCTCGAGGACTACGCGCTGCGCTACACGCCGCAGCGCGCGCGCCGCTGGTCGGAGTGGGGCGTGGCGCATACCGCGTTTGGCGCGGCGTCGTTCCTGATCCTCGAGGCCGTGGGCGCGACGCTGCTGGTGCAGTACGGCTTCGTCAACGCCTTCTGGGCGATCGTCTGCACCGGACTGATCATCTTTGCCGCGGGCCTGCCGATCAGCGTCTATGCGGCGCGCCACGGTGTGGACATGGACCTGCTCACGCGCGGCGCGGGCTTCGGCTACATCGGCTCGAGCATCACCTCGCTGATCTACGCCAGCTTCACCTTCATCTTCTTTGCGCTCGAGGCCGCGGTGATGGCCTATGCGCTCGAACTCGCACTCGACATTCCACCGCGCTGGGGCTATCTGATCTGCGCGCTGGTGGTGATTCCGCTGGTCACGCATGGCGTCTCGGCCATCAGCCGGCTGCAGGTCTGGACCCAGCCGCTGTGGCTGTTGATGCTGATCGTGCCCTTCGCGTTCGTGCTGATGCACCAGCCTGGGGTGTTTTCCGAGGTGCTGCACTATCCGGGTGCAGCCGCGCAGCGCGAAGGCCAGACGGCGGCCTTCAGCCTGCCTCTGTTTGGTGCAGGCCTCACGGTGGGCATCGCGCTGATCACGCAGATGGGCGAGCAGGCCGACTATCTGCGCTTCATGCCGGTGCGCACGCCCGCCAACCGCTGGCGCTGGTGGGGCGCGGTGATGCTGGGCGGGCCCGGCTGGGTGCTGCTGGGCGTGGCGAAGATGCTGGGCGGCGCGCTGCTGGCGTATCTCGCGATCTCGCAGGCCGTGCCGCCCGACCACGCCGTGGACCCGAACCAGATGTACCTCGCGGCGTACAACTACGTGTTCCCCGACTACGGCTGGGCCGTCGCGGCGACGGCGCTGTTCGTGGTGCTGTCGCAGCTCAAGATCAATGTCACCAATGCGTATGCGGGCTCGCTCGCCTGGAGCAACTTCTTCTCGCGCATCACGCACAGCCACCCGGGGCGCGTGGTGTGGGTGGTGTTCAACACGCTGATCGCCTTCATGCTGATGGAGATGAACGTGTTCCGCGCGCTGGGCGAGGTGCTGGGGCTGTACTCGAACCTGGCGATCGCCTGGATCATGGCGGTGGTGGCCGATCTGGTGATCAACAAGCCGCTGGGCTGGTCGCCGCGCGGCATCGAGTTCAAGCGCGCGCGGCTCTACGACATCAACCCCGTGGGCGTGGGCGCGATGGCTTTGTCGTCGCTGCTGTCGGTGGCCGCGCACCTGGGCGCGTTCGGACCGCTGGCGCAGGCGTTCTCGGCGCTGATTGCCATGGGCGTGGCGCTGGTCACCTCGCCGCTGCTGGCGTGGTGGACGCGCGGGCGCTACTACCTCGTGCCCACGGCCAGGAACACGGCGTGCGCCGCCATGCCCTCCACGGGGCCGCTGCGCCTGCAGCGCTGCGTGGTCTGCGAGCGCGAATACGAAGCGCCCGACATGGTGCACTGCCCGGCCTACCAGGGCGGCATCTGCTCGCTGTGCTGCACGCTCGATGCGCGCTGCGGCGACCTGTGCCGGCCGCAGGCGCATCTCGCGGTGCAATGGCGCACGGTGCTGCGCCGGCTGCTGCCGGTGAAGATGTGGCGGCTGCTGGACAAGGGGCTGATGCACTTCCTGCTGCTGATGCTGCTGATCGTGCCGACGCTGGCGGCGGTGGTCGGGCTGCTGTATCTGCTGGAACTGCAGACGCTGGGGCGCAGCCTGCCGGCCAGTGCTTTGACCGGCGCCGAGGCGGTGCTGCAGGCAGCACTGCTCAAAGTCGGCGTGGGCCTGGTGCTGGTCTCGGGCGTCGTGGCGTGGTGGCTGGTGCTGGCCCAGCACAGCCGCAAGGTCGCGCAGCAGGAGTCGAACCGACAGACCGGCCTGCTGGTGCGCGAGATCGCGCTGCACCGCGCCACCGACGGCCAGCTGCAGCAGGCAAGGCGCGCCGCCGAGGACGCGCGCACCGTGGCCGAGGATGCGCACCGCGCGGCCGATCTCGCCAACCAGGCCAAGAGCCGCTACATCAGCGCCATCAGCCACGAGCTGCGCACGCCGCTCAATAGCATCCTGGGCTATGCCCAGCTGATGGGCGAGGACCCGGACGTGCCGCCGCACCGGCGCCAGGCGGTGGCCGTGATCCGGCGCGGCGGCGAGCATCTGCTGTCGCTGATCGAGGGCACGCTGGACATCGCGCGCATCGAGTCGGGCAAGCTCGCGCTGCAGGTGCAGCCGATGCGGTTTGCCGCGGGCCTGCAGGAGATGGCCGGCATGTTCGAGCTGCAGGCCGCGGCCAAGGGCCTGGCCTTTCACTACGCGCCCGAGGGCCAGTTGCCCGAATGGGTGCGCTGCGATGAAAAGCGCTTGCGCCAGATCCTGTTCAATCTGCTGGGCAATGCGATCAAGTTCACCGCGCGCGGCTCGGTGACGCTGCGCGTGCGCTACAGCCGGCAGATGGCCCATGTGTCGGTGATCGACACCGGCCCGGGCCTGGGCGAGGACGAGCAGGCGCAGATCTTCGAGCCTTTCGCGCGCGGCTCGGGCGCGCAGTCGAGCGCGGGCGCGGGCCTGGGGCTGACCATGGCCAAGATGCTGACCGAGCTGATGGGCGGCGCGCTCACCGTGAGCAGCCAGCCGGGGCAGGGCGCGTCGTTCCATATCCGCCTGTTCCTGCCCTCGCTCGAGCGCGGGCCCACGCTGCAGCCCGTCATGCCGCGGCCCGTGGGCTATCTGGGCGCGGCGCGCCGGCTGCTGGTCGTCGACAACGAGGAGGCCGACCGCGAACTGCTGGCGCAACTGCTGGTGCCGCTGGGATTTGCCGTGCAGCACGCGGCCAACGGCGCCGAGGCGCTGGCGCTGCTGGGCGCGGGCTACCGGCCGCAGGCGATCTTCATGGATTTGGCGATGCCGGGCATGGACGGCTGGGAATGCCTGCGCCGGATACGCGAGATGTCGCTGGGCGAAGTCGCCTGCGCGATTGTTTCCGCCAACGCGTTCGACCGCGAGATGCCCAACGACGTGGGCATCACGCCGCAG